ctctaaaatgagatgAAAACACTGTCCTCGCACACTCACCTGTGTCGGACCACGTGAGGACCTGGCCCAGCAGACCGTCGACAAGTGGGACGGAGAGCTGCCGGTGCACCGGAAGTGGCCGGCACAAGGGCGTCTCCAGGAGTGtcccttccctccttcaccttGGCCCGCGGGGTGCCTGCTTAGTGTTTCAGGAGGCAgcgtgtgggggcagggaaggccgGCGCTGAGGGGCTTGCTGGCCCGAGGGTCAGGTGGAGCCCCAGCATCTCTCTACCGAATGGAGGTGAAGGTGGCGCCTGCCTCCAGGCTCACCCAGAGCGCCCGGTGGCACCAAAGGCTTTCGGTGGCTCCCAAAGGCAACCTGCTCATCGGCACAGCTGGCGGCTTCCCCCCTTCCTGGGCTCACCTCCACACCCCCTACCGTTGCTTCCTGGGGTCGCCTCCCAACGGAATCCGAGCCCTGGAACCTGTGTCCCAGGGTCCGCTTCTGGGAAAGCCCGTCCAGAGGAGCATGCGAAGGGCATGACGGGAGGAAGACGCTGGACTGCTAGGCCGACGGCTCACAGAcgggaccccctccccccccgccccctccccagggcaggggcgtCCACAGCAATGCGGTCTCTCTGCAGGGCCAGCCCTGGCAGAGTGGACACTGATGTGGCCAAGTTCCCTCCCTCTGCCGTCCTGTCCTTCTGACCCTCCCGTACCCGATcctgctcctctttctctccatcctctgcctcctttcctgaaccccctcttttcttctcctctcctcctttcccccctcacaGAGGAAGGACACTCTACGCCCCAAATGTCCCTAAAGTTAGAGCTCTCCTGTGCCATTGTGACATCACTGGGCATTAGCCAATGCCTGCTGCCCCTGGGCTGGGTTCTTGGCCTTGTGGGACCGCCACCCGTCACTGACCGGGAGCAGCGGCCACCTCCTGCAGGCCCCTTCACCCTCAGGGCAGCCACCGGAGCATGGGTCCCCCCTGACTCTGCTCCCCACCGATGTTCCTCACGGTCAAGCTCCTCCTGGGCCGGAGATGCAGCGTGCAGGTGTCGGGGCAGGAGAGCGTGGCCACGCTGAAGAAGCTGGTGTCGGAGCGGCTGCAGGTGCCCGAGGAGCAGCAGCACCTGCTCTTCCGCGGCCAGCTGCTGGCGGATGACAAGCGTCTCTCCGACTACTGCATCGGGCCCAATGCCTCCATCAACGTCATCATGCGGCCCCCGGAGAAGACGGCGCCTGTGCCCGCGCCCGCGgaggccctgcagccccagcagccccagcagccccagcagccccagccactGTGGCACCAGCTGAGCCAGGTCCTGGCCAAGCACTTTGGGCCCCAGGACGCCAAGGCGGTGCTGCAGCT
This portion of the Phyllostomus discolor isolate MPI-MPIP mPhyDis1 chromosome 14, mPhyDis1.pri.v3, whole genome shotgun sequence genome encodes:
- the UBL4B gene encoding ubiquitin-like protein 4B; its protein translation is MFLTVKLLLGRRCSVQVSGQESVATLKKLVSERLQVPEEQQHLLFRGQLLADDKRLSDYCIGPNASINVIMRPPEKTAPVPAPAEALQPQQPQQPQQPQPLWHQLSQVLAKHFGPQDAKAVLQLLRQEHEARLQRISPGHLEQLARDLLTEEELLEEPPSGEESSQAVALVPGEEGEGVGEGGTDQ